The following are encoded in a window of Arvicanthis niloticus isolate mArvNil1 chromosome 1, mArvNil1.pat.X, whole genome shotgun sequence genomic DNA:
- the Pum3 gene encoding pumilio homolog 3, producing MMEVKGKKKIAGKSPQASQGKNRFHKNSESNSSKTLPRKAVKDGGPKVTSKNFEKGATKPSKKGVKQFKNKPQGGKGPKDKFQKANKFNKKRKFQPDGNSDGSTAKKPKWDDFKKKKKELKQSRQLSDKTNYDIVVRAKHIWESLRRKDCDKEKRVKLMSDLQKLIQGKIKTIAFAHDSTRVIQCFIQYGNEEQRKQAFEELQGDLVELSKAKYSRNIVKKFLMYGSKPQVAEIIRSFKGHVRKMLRHSEASAIVEYAYNDKAILEQRNMLTEELYGNTFQLYKSADHPTLDKVLEVQPGKLELIMDEMKQILTPMAQKEAVIKHSLVHKVFLDFFTHAPPKLRSELIEAIREAVVYLAHTHDGARVAMHCLWHGTPKDRKVIVKTMKTYVEKVANGQYSHLVLLAAFDCIDDTKLVKQIIISEIISSLPSIVNDKYGRKVLLYLLSPRDPAHTVPEIIELLQKGDGNAHSKKDTAIRRRELLESISPALLSYLQGHTQEVVLDKSACILVSDILGSATGDVQPAMDAIAGLAAAELYPGGKDGELHVAEHPAGHLVLKWLIEQDKKMRDSGKEGCFAKTLVEHVGVKNLKSWASINRGAIILSSLLQSCDQEVVNKVKAGLKTLIPTLEKNKSTSRGIQTLLEKLTA from the exons ATGATGGAagtcaaagggaagaaaaaaattgcaGGAAAGAGTCCACAGGCATCACAAGGAAAGAATAGATTTCATAAAAACAGTG AGtctaattcttcaaagacattgCCAAGGAAAGCTGTTAAGGATGGTGGACCTAAAGTCACATCTAAGAACTTTGAGAAAGGTGCTACAAAACCCAGCAAGAAGGGTGTGAAGCAGTTCAAGAACAAGCCACAAGGGGGCAAAGGACCGAAGGACAAATTTCAGAAGGCAAATAAATTCAACAAGAAGAGGAAATTCCAGCCAGATGGTAACAGTGATG GATCAACAGCCAAGAAACCCAAGTGGGATGacttcaaaaagaagaagaaagagctgaAGCAGAGCAGGCAGCTCAGTGATAAGACCAACTACGACATCGTGGTTCGAGCAAAGCACATTTGGGAGAGCTTGAGAAG AAAAGATTGTGACAAGGAAAAACGAGTGAAGCTCATGAGTGATTTGCAGAAGTTGATTCAAGGGAAAATTAAAACT ATTGCCTTTGCACATGACTCCACTCGAGTGATCCAGTGCTTCATTCAGTATGGGAATGAGGAGCAGAGGAAGCAGGCTTTCGAAGAATTGCAAG GTGACTTGGTTGAATTAAGTAAAGCCAAATATTCCAGGAATATCGTTAAGAAATTTCTCATGTATGG AAGTAAACCACAGGTTGCGGAGATAATCAGAAGTTTTAAAGGTCACGTGAGGAAGATGCTGCGGCATTCAGAGGCATCGGCCATTGTGGAGTATGCATACAACGACAAAGCCATTTTGGAACAGAGGAACATGCTGACAGAGGAGCTCTATGGGAACACATTTCAGCTTTACAAG tcAGCAGATCACCCGACTCTGGACAAAGTGCTAGAGGTGCAGCCGGGAAAGCTAGAGCTTATCATGGATGAGATGAAGCAGATTCTGACTCCGATGGCCCAAAA ggAAGCTGTGATTAAGCATTCACTAGTTCATAAAGTCTTCTTGGACTTTTTTACCCATGCACCCCCAAAACTTCGATCA gaACTAATTGAAGCCATCAGGGAAGCAGTGGTGTACCTGGCCCACACACACGATGGCGCCAGAGTGGCCATGCACTGCTTGTGGCATGGTACACCCAAG GACAGGAAAGTGATCGTGAAAACAATGAAGACATACGTGGAGAAGGTTGCTAAT GGCCAGTACTCTCATTTGGTCCTCCTGGCAGCGTTTGATTGTATCGATGACACTAAGCTTGTGAAGCAGATCATCATATCA GAGATCATCAGTTCCTTGCCCAGCATAGTTAATGACAAATATGGAAGGAAAGTTCTGTTGTACTTGCTGAGCCCCAGAGATCCCGCCCACACGGTGCCAGAGATCATTGAGCTTCTGCAGAAGGGCGATGGCAACGCGCACAG TAAGAAGGACACTGCAATCCGCCGGCGGGAGCTCTTGGAGTCCATTTCTCCAGCTTTGCTGAGCTACCTACAAGGACACACTCAAGAAGTGGTGCTGGATAAGTCTGCATGTATTCTGGTGTCTGATATCCTGGGATCTGCTACTGGAGATGTTCAGCCTGCTATGGATGCCATCGCTGGTTTGGCAGCAGCAGAACTGTATCCTGGTGGCAAGGACGGCGAG CTTCATGTCGCTGAGCATCCTGCCGGACATCTGGTTCTCAAATGGTTAATAGAGCAAGATAAGAAGATgagagacagtgggaaagaag GTTGTTTTGCGAAAACCCTTGTAGAGCATGTTGGTGTGAAGAACCTCAAGTCCTGGGCCAGCATCAACCGAGGAGCCATTATTCTTTCCAG